The following is a genomic window from Fusarium oxysporum Fo47 chromosome IV, complete sequence.
GTCTCGTGGCTGCAAGCTTCTTCGGAGCATCGTGACGGTGCAGCTGTGATGCTGTTAGCGGTTGCGATCAGAAGGTATcctttgaagtgggttgcaggaagaaggttggggccagctgaagagcaaggctCTGCAGCTGGCTTGTGTGCAGCCaggttcaggctgcaattgaggcagctaactatgatgatattgacctaatgaagctttgcctgctgagGGGTAATGAATGTTTAAATTATgttagactttagagatgCTTGGATATGCCTTTTAAGGCTGACTTGCAAActtcaaaaaaaaaaaaaaaaaaaaaaaaaaaagacgCCTTATATTATGTTATGTTAAAAATAAACACCGTATTTTGTTATCTTGCTTTAAGGTCTTTGGCTTTACTTTATGCGTTGCTTGATGGGcattttgacttttaaaTGATGAAGGAGATTAGAGCAATAGTGGCGATGCGGAAGGAGGCCATCTTCAacggtgacgatgatgatgatgatgatgatgatgagagcatAAGGTaaagatgagagagatgGCAATGTTTGTGATGAATGGGAAAAGAGAGCAAAGACGGGGCTCTTCATGGAAAGATGGGAATAAAGAAATATCAGAAAGTTAGGGCAAGAGGCACTCGGGGTCTAGTGATGCCTGCCTGCCTGCCGTGTCATTGATgtcgaggccaagaaggtgCAGCTCTAAATCACCCAGTCACTCCCTGAAGAGAACACAGCACCTCAATATTATTATACACCTGTGAGCATTGGATGTTAACTCATGGATAAACTATATATTTATTGGCGTAATTATTGAGAGTATATATTGGCTACAGGAAAACAGAGTCTATTCTTCCTGGAGGGGAAAAAAGCTAATGTGTTGTGTTTGCCGAGTTGCCTAACTTTAGATGTATCTCGCCGAGATATCGATATGGCTCACCAAATGAATCCGAATCATCCAACAAGGCAGGAGACGGGTGATGCTTCCGGTAGATCATTCCAGTTTACCCCAGATCGCTCTTAACTTAAAAAgctttgttgaagaagtaGACATCTATGAATATTTGAGGCTGTGCAATGATATACGAGtaccttacctaccttaccttatgGACTTACGTCGTTCATTTGTGCCAAGAACGAACTACCCACCTTATATAATACGATTCCTGTCAAGAGAAAACGGGCTGGTGCTATAGCTCGCCCGTGTTGGACAGTACCTAGTGGATTACGAACCTTTCAAGATTGAAACAATGATTCCACCTAAATTCAGTACTGACATCTCTGACATCATTACAATTAACTTATCGAAATAGGTACAGCTAACTTAGGTCACTTGATCTCAACCGAGATGGGCACAGACCTCTTTTGATTAGCATCTCATACGATTCAGTTATCACAAAACCATTCTTGTTTCGATCATCATTGTCACGCTGAGGTCCGAGGGTCACGCCCAATCTCCAATATGCAGGAACAAAGTCTATCTTACTCGTACTACCGGTGCCACACAACGCCatgtcctcttcatcgtccaaACTCCAAGTATGAATTCTACCCAGTTTGATATCATGTGTACTCAATACTTTACGGGTATTGATGCCTGATCTGTTATCCTGTTCTGAGGAGACGTTTTGCTTCACCGATTTGCCACTTCACTTGAAACAGAAGTTACTTTTTATGACTCGGCCTAACTCATGGAAAGCCTCAAAAACAAAGCCCCTATTGAAAAGTTGCCTTAGCTTTGTGCTATGACACTAACCTGGGAGACAGGTCATTTTCCCAATTTCTGTGTAACACTGGCATGATAAGGCCTTCGTATCAGATCCCAGAGAATTCGATGAGGTTTCAGTTGCTACTCTATAACATCAGACTATTGATGGGAAAATTCACTGTAAACAAGAGGTTTTCAGGCTGCAATTTGAATGAAACTTTGGAGCCTGACTTTATCCTATACTGTTGGGATCTAATAAGACAAATCCACTTAGAAAAAGCACAACTATCTCGTATCGGGCCTGACAACACCAATGATCAGACAATCTTACACACTTGGGGACTCTACATAATGACATCGGATGCCAAGATATGCACATTGTCGTTTCGAGGCGCTTGAAAGTGTGCATATCGCTTGGTGTTGCAACAACCAACGACCACGTCGCTTGTGGTTCGCCTCACTTATAAGCAAGATGTGTAATGTGCAAAAAAAGCAATTAAGTAGCCAGTATATACCGAAGCTCACGCTTGGAGTTTTGGCTTAGTTAGGATTGAGTCATGAACCAACAGAActggaaaggaagaaggcttAGATGTTGAATATTTCTAACGTCAAACATTCATAGTAGAATGTCTGTTCCAATTTTACCACTTCAACCATGCACACACCCACATCTTACCCTCCACCATTCCCTGAGGTCAGCCAGAACGTCACGATAGTCGCAATGGCTGAAAGGGGTATTCCTGATTGACAAGGGGTGCATGCGCAGCCAGCCACATAGTCAACACGTCCCTATTATCACACTCCACAGGCCACGCACAATATCGATCATATGCGCCCATAATACAGGTCGGAATGCTACAGGTCATTTTACGATAGAAGCCAATACATGCTTTCGTCATATCTTGGGACTTACTGATCTCTTTAATAGCCTGACCATCTCTTGTTAGCAAGTTCTCTTCCGTCTCGTTGTTCAACAGACAAGCACAAGTCATGGCTATCATCAACGCAGTGGCCATTCTGTCTTCCTCACAGATTATCTGGGGGATAACTTGTCTATTATTTTGCTATATAGCCGCTGTTGTGGTTTACAGATTATACTTTCATCCCCTCGCCAAATATCCTGGCCCCTTTTGGGCACGCATCTCAGCAGTCCCTGCATACTACTACACTCTCAGACAGGATCGACATGTATGGTTCTGGCAACTGCAAGAGAAATACGGTGAGCATTAGATAAGTAACACAAGTTATTAGAGCATTGAATTTAACAAATATCATTCAGGTCCAACCTTTCGTATTACCCCCAATAGTGTCTTGATCAACACTCCCACCGGCTTCAAGACCATTTTTAACAACAAGGCAAATGTCAAAAAGGCCGAATACTATAAGACATACCCACGTAATGTTCATGTCATGACAACATGGAACACTATCGACAAGACTATGCATGCTCGAAAGAGGCGAGTTATGAACCATGCCTTTTCTGACAAAGCACTACGCTCCTGCGAACCTTTCATCCAATCCAACATTGACCGATGGATTGAGCTGCTCGACCAAGAGATTGGAGAGAAGAAATGGTCTTCCTCTCTGAACATGGCTCGTTGGGCggatcatctcatcttcgaTACCCTTGGAGAGTTATGTTTTGGCAAATCGTTTAGCATGAAGGAGCACGATAGCGAGTTACGACACATTCCAACACTCATGACTGACTTTATGTCGACAATCCACCCGGTAAGATCCAAAACACCCAAGATGAATCTCTTATTAATGTTGGATGTTAGATTGCCTACTCCCCTTTTGCTCCTCTCTGGGCATGGCTCAAGCCCCGAGGTTTAGATTATCTTCTTGCAGAAGCAGCTCCTCCAGCCTTTAGCAAGTGGCAGGCTTTTGTCGAGCAATGCTTCACTGAGAGAGTCCAAGCCGAAAACGAGATGCGAGGCTTATGGGAGAAAGGTGATGGCCGAAAAGACTTCTTTCACTATCTCTTCCAGGCCGTGGACCCCGATACTGGAAAAGGGTACAGCAAAGATGAGCTTTTTGGCGAGAGCGAGTCTCTTATAATTGCCGGCTCCGACACCTCGGCTATAAGTCTCGCCGCTTCTTTCTTTTACCTTTCTCGATACCCACATGTTCAACAAAAGCTTGCAAGGGAAGTCAAGTCTGTCTTTTCCAGCGTGGACGACATCAAGGGTGGTCCAGCTCTTTACTCCTGTCAATATCTTAGAGCCGTCATTGACGAGACGCTGCGTATGAGCCCACCTGTTCCAGCAGATCTTTCAcgagaagttcaagaaggtGGAATTCTTGTTGACGGGGAGTATATTCCGCAGGGCATGAAAGTCAGCACCGCATCATACTGCATGCACCACAATCCTGACATCTATCCCGAACCATTCAGGTTCCGTCCAGAGCGTTggattgttgatgagaagaatgagtTTGGTGTTTCTCCTGAGAGTGTCTCTCTAGCCGAGAGTGCATTTATGCCTTTCTCTGCAGGCCCTCGAGGATGCGTTGGGAAGAACCTGGCTTATCTTGAGATGAGTCTGGCTCTGGCCAAGATTGTTTACCACTTTGAGATCCGACGTGACTTCAGCAGCAATCTTGGAGGTGGCAGTCCTGACGCTATCGAAGGACGCCATACTGTTGATCAGTACCAATTGCGAGATATCTTCGTTGCCATCAGAGATGGACCTATGGTACAGCTCGCCAGACGTTCACGGACAGATTGATTATTCTCTACCGGGCTCCAAAGGCCTTTTGACCACTCTAACTCATCTTGAGTTCACCTTCCTGACTCTCTGGGTTTCGACAACTGATACTAGATGTATCCTACGCTTCATGCACTGTTATGAAAACAGTTCAACAATCCATATAGTTTTTAGACTTTCTATAGATGTAACGTCAGCGTTACAAAAGCATGTAATAGTTTTCATTGTTTATTGGTTCTCCTTTTTAACCCTCACTGTCCAATTTACACTTCCAGCGAGATGTGCCCTTTTTGCTAAGATGATCATATTTGGGATTAATAAGGTACCTTAGTCTTGACTCATTTCAATTCCCATCTTCGAGGCGTCGATGAAAATACTCAGGATGGTGTCTTCCTGTTTTGGGGACCTTCTTGTAACCTGAAGTGAGACCACAGTACCTAGTATAAGAACCTTAAAGgtctgatgatgataacaGTAGGTAAGCGCAtcatttttatttttaatcGAGTTGCTGCTGAAGTTCCATGAGGCTCAAATGCCTCTACCTCCGAAGCGCTCATCACCATGACTTGAGCAAACTGGCCAAGTCCGGGGCTTCCAGTAGCTATGAGCAACTCGAGAACACATATTCAACGAAACATAACGGTTCGGTCTTGGAGACAAACCTGCATGGTTGCAAAACTGCCGTGAACAGCAGGATCACCAAGTCTATGTGGAGGTAAACACTGCTCATGTATACATTGAAACGTCACAGCGAAACATATGGTCTTCGTGTAGTTGGATTAATCCTGTGCTGTATATCAAACATGAGAAGAAAAAATATAGGAGGTCTACAAAGAACCCCCAGATTCCATGCACCTTGACGCCCGCCCTTTGCGAATCTCAATGGACCAAAACCATCTCTTCCTTCCGCGTATGTGCTTTTGCTCTGCCCAGTTGCATGGGACCAACCTCCACCAACACTCATCTTGAAGACGAAATAGTAAAGAAAAAATGGAATAGGGGAATAAGATGGCCTAATAGGAGGGGGAATAGAGAAAACATGGAGGAATGCGGGCGGAAACAAAGCTACACAAAGTGTGATAGACAAAAGAAATAGGTGACAGTTATACGGTCTTTGATCTCTAGGTAGAGGGAAGAAGTAGATCGTGGTCTAGCGCAGGCCAATAACACTCATCTCGAGGGTCCATACTCTTCGGATCCAGACTTTGAGCTTGCCCTCAACACCTGcaacattctcaagctcgacACCCTCCCACCAGCATCGCCGAGCAGGTTTACGCCAGAAGAGCAGAAGTTTCTGGGCCATACCAACAGCATTAGTGCCCATCTCGTTACCCCGGATGTCGCTGCGTAGACGGGCAAGAGCCAGACTGCAGATGACGGCCTTGTTAGGCTCACCAGCTCGATGGCCCCATCGATCATCATGGTTGAAACCACTAGTACAAGTAAGCATGCATTGCCAGCTATCAACAACACAGATAGTGAACTTACCCTGCCGTCAGCATCTCGATCAAGTGGGCCTCAGTAGTACCCGGCTCGTCGCTTCGCTTGAGACCCGAAAAGATGCCGTTCTGCTGCTGCAAAgcctctgctgctgcccgTTTCACGGCAATCATATCAAGCGGGCCAATATCCGCTCGTGGAGGGATAGCATAAAAGTCAAGGTCCTCACGCAACACAATGATACCGGCTCGCTTAGAGTCGTCACGCGAGGTACCAAGAGAAGGCGTATCCTCA
Proteins encoded in this region:
- a CDS encoding cytochrome P450, with product MHTPTSYPPPFPEVSQNVTIVAMAERAAVVVYRLYFHPLAKYPGPFWARISAVPAYYYTLRQDRHVWFWQLQEKYGPTFRITPNSVLINTPTGFKTIFNNKANVKKAEYYKTYPRNVHVMTTWNTIDKTMHARKRRVMNHAFSDKALRSCEPFIQSNIDRWIELLDQEIGEKKWSSSLNMARWADHLIFDTLGELCFGKSFSMKEHDSELRHIPTLMTDFMSTIHPIAYSPFAPLWAWLKPRGLDYLLAEAAPPAFSKWQAFVEQCFTERVQAENEMRGLWEKGDGRKDFFHYLFQAVDPDTGKGYSKDELFGESESLIIAGSDTSAISLAASFFYLSRYPHVQQKLAREVKSVFSSVDDIKGGPALYSCQYLRAVIDETLRMSPPVPADLSREVQEGGILVDGEYIPQGMKVSTASYCMHHNPDIYPEPFRFRPERWIVDEKNEFGVSPESVSLAESAFMPFSAGPRGCVGKNLAYLEMSLALAKIVYHFEIRRDFSSNLGGGSPDAIEGRHTVDQYQLRDIFVAIRDGPMVQLARRSRTD